The Winogradskyella schleiferi genome contains the following window.
AGTTTAATAAGGATAATTATTCAGCAGATAGTATTCAGGCATTAGAAGGCATGGAGCACGTACGTATGCGTCCTTCCATGTATATTGGAGATGTTGGTACACGTGGTTTACACCATTTGGTTTATGAGGTGGTTGATAACTCCATTGATGAAGCTTTGGCTGGACATTGTGATAATATCACCGTAATTATCAACGAAGATAATTCTATTACCACAGAAGATGATGGTCGTGGTATTCCTGTAGATTTACACAAAAAAGAAGGCGTTTCTGCGCTGGAAGTGGTCATGACCAAAATTGGAGCAGGTGGAAAATTCGATAAGGATTCCTATAAAGTTTCTGGTGGATTACATGGTGTTGGTGTAAGTTGTGTTAACGCCTTATCTGAGCATCTTAAAGCAACGGTTTATAGAAAGGGAGAGATTTGGGAGCAAGAATACGAACGAGGTAAAGCCATGTATCCCGTAAAAAAAGTGGGATCAACGGATAAAAGAGGTACGATTGTAACGTTTAAGCCAGACCCAACAATTTTTACACAGACGTTAGAATATAACTACGATACTCTAGCAAGTCGTTTACGTGAATTGGCATACCTTAATAAAGGGATTACCATTCATTTAATTGATAAACGTCATAAAAAAGAGGATGGGGAATTTGAAGGGGAAACATTTCATTCTGAAGAAGGCCTTAAGGAATTTATTAAGTTTTTAGATGGTAATCGTGAGCCTTTAATGAAAGATGTTATTGCCTTTGAAGGTGAAAAGAATGGCGTTCCTGTTGAGGTAGCTATGGTTTATAACACCTCCTATGCTGAAAACTTACACTCGTATGTAAACAATATCAATACACATGAAGGTGGGACACACCTTTCAGGATTCAGACGTGGTTTAACACACACGCTTAAAAAGTATGCCGACGAATCTGGAATGTTAGATAAGTTGAAGTTCGATATTGCTGGCGATGATTTCCGTGAAGGTTTAACCGCTATTGTATCGGTAAAAGTACAGGAACCACAATTTGAAGGCCAAACAAAAACCAAATTAGGAAACCGTGAAGTTTCTGCAGCTGTGAGTCAGTCAGTTTCTGAAATGCTAACGGATTATTTGGAAGAGCATCCAGATGATGCTAAAGTAATAGTCCAGAAAGTGATTTTGGCAGCCCAAGCGCGTCATGCAGCGCAAAAAGCGCGTGAAATGGTGCAACGTAAAACCGTGATGAGTATTGGTGGTTTGCCGGGTAAATTATCGGATTGTTCTGAACAAGATCCTGCAAAATGTGAAGTATTCCTTGTTGAGGGAGATTCGGCAGGTGGAACAGCTAAGCAAGGTCGTGATAGAAAGTTTCAGGCTATTTTGCCATTAAGAGGTAAAATTCTGAATGTCGAGAAAGCCATGACGCATAAGGTTTTTGAAAACGAAGAAATCAAGAATATTTTTACAGCACTTGGTGTCACTATCGGAACGGAAGAAGATAGTAAAGCGCTAAATCTGTCAAAATTAAGATATCATAAAGTCGTGATTATGTGTGATGCCGATATTGATGGTAGCCACATTGCAACATTGATTTTAACCTTCTTCTTTAGATATATGAAAGAATTGGTTGAAAATGGACACATATATATTGCAACACCACCATTATATTTGGTAAAGAAAGGGGCTAAGAAGGAATATGCTTGGTCAGATAAAGAACGTGATGCTATTATGAAAGAGTTTGGTGATAACTCAAAAATCCAACGTTACAAAGGTCTTGGTGAGATGAACGCAGAGCAACTTTGGGATACAACAATGAATCCTGAGTTTAGAACATTGCGTTTGGTACAGATTGATAATGGCGTTGAGGCAGATCGTGTGTTCTCAATGTTGATGGGAGACGAAGTCCCGCCACGTAGAGAGTTTATTGAAAAGAATGCTATTTATGCTAATATCGATGTCTAATTAGGCATTTTTAATAAGTAATAAAAGGCAATTACATTATTATGTAGTTGCTTTTTTTTGATCCAATCTCACGATAAAATGCAATAAAAAACGATAAAATACCGTTTATATGCATATTTTAATATATTTGCTATAACAACTATAATCTTAGCCTCATGAAAAAACTAGCTTTTTTAACAATCCTATGTTTTGCAACTATAGTATCCAAAGCACAAAACGATATCGATGTATTGCTTGCAGGTGGTATTGAAGATGCAAAGCGTTTTACAAATGATTATTTAGCTCCAGGTACCAATGGATTAATGCATAGTATGAATGCCAATTGGTTTAATTCCGCCAAAGTCAAACCTTTGGGAGGATTTGAAATTTCAATAATAGCTAATGCGTCTATGGTTAAGGATGAGCATAAAATGTTTAATTTAAACACTGAAGACTATACTAATGTAGAGTTCGCTCAAGGGCCAAGTTCACAGATGGTCTCTTCCGTATTAGGCGAAAATAATCCAGCAATATTTGTTGAAGTGGAATATGATGATATCATATTTGGAAGTCAAACCGCTACCATAGAATTACCAGAAGGAATCGGTTCTGGAAGTGCCAATTTATTGCCTACGGCTTTTTTACAAGGCGCATTGGGCATTAGCAGTGGCCTGGAACTAAAGGCACGATTTGTTCCAAAAGTGGAAAACGACGATGTAAGTTTAAGCATGTATGGTGCGGGTTTACAGATGGAATTTACAGAATGGATTCCTGTAAATAATCTATTTCCCGTCGCTATTTCAGGCGTAGTTGCCTATACGCATACAGATGGATCCTATAATCTTACAGAATCTTCTGGTATAGAAGGGGAAAATCAACGCTTAGAGAATGATACCAATACATGGTTGTTTCAAGTATTGGCTTCAACCAAATTACCAGTCATTAATTTTTATGGAGGCGTAGGTTATATTAAAGGAAAATCAGAATCCGATTTATTGGGAAATTATAGAGTAACCGACGGCCTTTTAACTACACAGACTATTGTCGATCCTTTTTCAGTCTCTAGCGAAGTATCTGCGGTAAGAGCAACGATCGGTACAAAATTAAAATTAGGATTCTTTAGATTGAATGCGGAGTATCATCTATCAGAATTTAATGCCTTTTCAGTAGGTCTCAACTTTGGATTTAGATAAGATTTATTTAAGTTTTAAATTCATATAAAAGTACAAGATTTACTCTTGTGCTTTCTTCGTTTACAGCAATTTTATTCGTAAATTTGTAATCGTTTTTAACACGTAGTTTCATATTAAAAAACACATATAATTTTGGAATAGGCTTACGTACTTTTATATAGAGTTTTGGGCGAATTCCATTTAACATTAATTTAAAATAATCAAACAAATGAAAGTAACCGTAGTTGGCGCAGGTGCAGTAGGCGCAAGTTGTGCAGAGTATATAGCAATTAAGAACTTTGCTTCGGAAGTTGTAATCTTGGATATCAAGGAAGGTTATGCAGAAGGAAAGGCAATGGACTTAATGCAGTGCGCATCCT
Protein-coding sequences here:
- a CDS encoding DUF6588 family protein; this translates as MKKLAFLTILCFATIVSKAQNDIDVLLAGGIEDAKRFTNDYLAPGTNGLMHSMNANWFNSAKVKPLGGFEISIIANASMVKDEHKMFNLNTEDYTNVEFAQGPSSQMVSSVLGENNPAIFVEVEYDDIIFGSQTATIELPEGIGSGSANLLPTAFLQGALGISSGLELKARFVPKVENDDVSLSMYGAGLQMEFTEWIPVNNLFPVAISGVVAYTHTDGSYNLTESSGIEGENQRLENDTNTWLFQVLASTKLPVINFYGGVGYIKGKSESDLLGNYRVTDGLLTTQTIVDPFSVSSEVSAVRATIGTKLKLGFFRLNAEYHLSEFNAFSVGLNFGFR
- the gyrB gene encoding DNA topoisomerase (ATP-hydrolyzing) subunit B; translation: MSEKREEFNKDNYSADSIQALEGMEHVRMRPSMYIGDVGTRGLHHLVYEVVDNSIDEALAGHCDNITVIINEDNSITTEDDGRGIPVDLHKKEGVSALEVVMTKIGAGGKFDKDSYKVSGGLHGVGVSCVNALSEHLKATVYRKGEIWEQEYERGKAMYPVKKVGSTDKRGTIVTFKPDPTIFTQTLEYNYDTLASRLRELAYLNKGITIHLIDKRHKKEDGEFEGETFHSEEGLKEFIKFLDGNREPLMKDVIAFEGEKNGVPVEVAMVYNTSYAENLHSYVNNINTHEGGTHLSGFRRGLTHTLKKYADESGMLDKLKFDIAGDDFREGLTAIVSVKVQEPQFEGQTKTKLGNREVSAAVSQSVSEMLTDYLEEHPDDAKVIVQKVILAAQARHAAQKAREMVQRKTVMSIGGLPGKLSDCSEQDPAKCEVFLVEGDSAGGTAKQGRDRKFQAILPLRGKILNVEKAMTHKVFENEEIKNIFTALGVTIGTEEDSKALNLSKLRYHKVVIMCDADIDGSHIATLILTFFFRYMKELVENGHIYIATPPLYLVKKGAKKEYAWSDKERDAIMKEFGDNSKIQRYKGLGEMNAEQLWDTTMNPEFRTLRLVQIDNGVEADRVFSMLMGDEVPPRREFIEKNAIYANIDV